In the genome of Sphingomonas sp. LR60, the window CGCAGTATCATCCGCCAGACCGGCTCGATCGCGATCATGGCCGACAATGTCCATTATCAATCGGACATGCTGCTCAACGTCGCGGTGATCGCGGCGTTGGTGCTCGATCAATATGTCGGCATCTCGGGGGCCGATCCGGTGTTCGGCATCGCGATCGCCGCATGGCTGGCATGGGGCGCGTTCCAGGCGTCGAGCCAGGCGATCGACATGCTGATGGACAAGGAATGGTCGGAAGGGCAGCGTGCCGCCTTCATGGAGGTCGCCGCTCGCCAGCCGGGCATCCGCGGCATTCACGACTTCCGTACCCGCCGCGCCGGGAGCCACGACTTCGCGCAATTCCACATGGAGGTCGACGCCAATCTGTCGGTTCGCGCGGCGCATGACATCGTCGAGCGCGTCGAACGCGCGCTCCGCGACACCTTCCCGCGGGTCGAAACGCTGATCCATCTCGATCCGGAAGGGCATGTTGATACCGACAATCCGTTGGTGGAGGCGGACGTCACGCCGCACTGGTTCTCGAAGCGCCTGTAGGAGGCCCGCCAACGATGCGCATCCCGTTCACGCAGGTCGATGCCTTTGCCGACCAGGCGTTCGGCGGCAACCCGGCGGCGGTGATGCCGCTGCCGACCTGGCTCGACGATGAGACGCTGCTGCGGATCGCGCAGGAGAACAACCTGTCGGAGACGGCTTTTCTGGTGCCGGACGACGGTGAGACCGCGGAGTACGAGTTGCGGTGGTTCACACCCGCCGCCGAAATCGCGCTCTGTGGCCACGCGACGCTCGCCGCCGGCCATGTCGTGCTGGCGTCGGACACCGATCGGCCATCGGTGCGGTTCCGTACCCGGCAGTCGGGCGTGTTGCAGGTCACCCGCGACGGCGCGGGATATGCGTTGTCGCTGCCGGCGTTGCGCCCCGCATCGAAGGAACTGCCCGCGATCGTCGCGGCGTTGCGGGTCGAAGCGGTGGAGACCTTGTGGCATGACGGCGGCTATGCGGTCGCGGTCCTCGCGGACGAAGCAGCAGTGCGCGCCTGTGCCCCCGATCAGGTTGCGCTCGCCACGCACGGGCGTTTGCTGGTGATCGTCACCGCCCCCGGCGACACGAGTGATATCGTTAGCCGCGCGTTCACCCCGGCGTTCGGCATTCCCGAAGACCCCGTAACCGGCGGTGCTCACGCCGTCGTCGTGCCATATTGGGCGGAGCGGCTGGGGCGCGACCGTTTCTCTGCCTATCAGGCAAGCGCGCGGGGGGCGGCTCGGCTGCCGCCTCGACGGTGATCGCGTGGTGCTCAGCGGCACCTGCATCACGATCATCGAAGGCACCTTCCTGCTGCCGTGATGGTCAGATCAACCCCTTGGCGCGCAGGCTGACCGTTGAGACCGACGATCAGATGATCGTGGACCGCGATATCGAGCGGCTTGCCCGCCGCGATGATCGCGCGGGTGATGTCGATATCGGCGCGGCTGGGTGACGGATCGCCTGGCGGATGGTTGGCTCCTAAAGCCCGACGCTTGCGCCGCCTTTCGCTGACGCACCCAACGATGCAACCGAGCCGCCGAACGCGATGACCGGTGTGGCCTGCTCGCCGCTGGAGCCGACGTGCGCCATCAGAAAGTTGTTGCTGACGCTGGGGCTTGAGCCGATCGCACAAGCGTAGGGCCGTCGCCGTTGATGATCCTCGCTTCGGTCCTGAGCGTGACTCCCCAACGCCATCCATCATCGCAGTCATGTCGGGGTGAATGAGCATGGTCTTGCCCGCTGCATAGGCGCAATCGTCGCGGTGCTGCCGGACGCTCAAGACAAACGTGTGGAGGATCATGCAACGCATAGTCCCGCGACTACGGAAGGGCGCTGTAAGGACTTCCTGGCGCGATCCTGAAGCTATTCGGAGGCGATCCTGCGCGCAGCCAGCACGTCAAGGTCGATCCGCAAGCCCAGCGTTCGCCTTTACCTCGCGGAGGAGTACCTCGCCCCTATTGGCATGAAGACAGCCGGTTTGTCGCTTTGCCCAAGATACGAGCCGGCCGTCACAGGGAAGACCTTCCTTGACTGGCTTACTGTTGACGATAATACTGCCTATCTCTGGGGGCAAATTATGTTAACTGAATTCTATAAAGCATTGGTTTTTATGACTTCTTTGCTGATAGGATCTCTAATTGCTATCAGTCCTGCCAACGCGGGCGCGACGAGGTACTACGGATTCAACACGTCGGTGCCGGACGATAGCGGGAGGGTGTTCAGTGGTTCATTCGCTGTAAGTAGTGCCGCAAACGTCTACACCTTAAAGGCGTTTAATGGCTCATACGATAACCATCAATATGACTTAAGCAACACCGTGCTCGAGAGGGCTGGAAACGGTATCATCATTGGCGGCTACAATTATGGGGCAGGTGTTCTTAAGCGTGGAACTGATGATTTCTCGCTCGGCTATTTTAATTTTGGCGATACACAATCAAGTTATACCCTATCTAGAAGTTTGATGAATGGCTTCAAGTCCGGAACTTTGAGCCTTATTGAGTTAGAGAATATCACGAAGTATAATTTCAACACTATTGTGAGCGGGGATAAAAACAAGATTTTCTCGGGCTCTTTTTCGGTTCGCGAATTTGGCGGCGCGTATTCGCTTACGTCATTCGATGGATCATACGATGGATTTAGTTACGGCCTATCCAACGTTGTTCTGGAAGCGGCAGGTGATGGAATAATCATAGGAGGGTCAAATTCGGGAGCCAATGCTGTTAAGAGAGGCATCAACGATTTTTCACTTGGATATTTCTCTTTAGACGCGGATGTTGCAAAATACACATTGACAAGAAATGGGTATAATAGCTTCTTTTTCGGAAACGTCGAGTTGAGCAAGGTTGGCGTGGTGCCCGAACCAGCCTCTTGGATGATGATGCTTGCAGGCTTTGGCCTTATCGGTGCGGCCGTTCGCCGGCGCCGCATCACGTCGCAGAGCATCCGGCGCTTCCGCGGCGCCTGACCAACATTGGAAATTAGATCAAGGCAGCGTTCCGGTGGCGTGGACAACGTCTCGCGCTACCGTGAGGCGCTGACAAGACGCATTGTCGTCTCCGCTTTGTCGGCCGCTATTCGAGATTGATCTTGCAAGCGGCCAGCACGTCGAGGCCGCGCCGCGCAGCAATCCGATTTTCGCCGCCGAGCATCATCCGCTCATCGCCGGCGGCAGCAAGAGCACCGCCAAGACAAGGCGCGGCGACGTCGCACTGGCCGCGCTGGATGCCGGGGCCAAGCGGTGCTCTCCGGCAATGTCCACGCCCGTTCGACATGCCCTATGAGCGCAACGGATGGCGGCTGTGGTTGATCGGCGCCGGCACACTGTCGAAGCGAACCCCCAACTTCCCCAACTGCATTCAACGAGATCCGGGTGACGGGGGTCCGCTTCGCAACGCTGAGGCGGACGATTAACCACCAGCCGGCGCACCTGATCAGCTCGGGAGCCGGGGGCGGGACAGTAGGGGCGACCTCACCGCCATCGGTCCTGCTTTCCGCTGGCCCTAGGCGTTTCGAAGAGCAACCGCCCCTATATCAACCCCTTGGCGCGCAGGCTGACCTGTCCATTGAGCCCGACGATCAGATGATCGTGGACCGCGATGTCGAGTGGTTTGCCCGCCGCGATGATCGCGCGGGTGATGTCGATATCGGCGCGGCTGGGTGACGGATCGCCCGACGGATGGTTGTGGACGAGGATCAGCGCCGCCGATCCGAAATCGAGCGCACTCTTGATGACTTCGCGCACGTGCACCGCCGCTTGGTCGATCGTGCCGCGGCTCATCTTCTCGTCCCGCATCAGCATATTGCGGGTATTCAGGTGTAGCACGTGGAACTCTTCGACCATGTTGTGCGCCATATGCGCATGAAGATAGTCGGAGAGCGCCTGCCAATTGGACAAGACAGGCGCCGCCTGCGCGCGGGCGCGCACCAGCCGAATCGCGGTCGCGTGCGCGATCCGGATCGCCGCGACGCTGGTGTCGCCGGCGCCTTTGACTTGCGCCAGAACGGCAGGATCGGCGGAGAAGATCGCCGGCAAACTGCCGAATCTCGCCAGAAACCGCTTGGCGAGCGGCTTAGTATCCTGTCGCGGGATCGCCAGCGCGAGCAGATATTCGAGCAGCTCGTGATCGAGCAGCCCGTCCGGGTCGGCGAGCAATCGCGCGCGCAACCGGGCGCGGTGCCCTTTCGCATCCAGCGCGCGCGTCTCGTCGTGGGCCATGCGTGTCGGAGTAGGTCGGTCCGCCGCGCCGCGCAATTGCGTGGCCCGCGCACGCTGCCCTATGGTGGCGAAACCATGAGCGAGGCAGGCCAGCAACCGACAGGGTGCGCGTGAGCGACGCAGGCCGGCGCATTGCGATGGCAGTATCGGTCCTGGCGCTCGCGGCCGGGGGTGGATTGTGGCTGTCGCGCGTCCCGATCGCGACGCGCGTGATCGACAAGGAACTGGCCGCGAAGGGCGTCCCGGCGCGCTATCATATTTCCAATCTGGGGCTGGGGCGGCAGCGGCTGACCGATGTCGTGATCGGCGATCCGGAGCTACCCGATCTGGTCGCCGATTGGGTCGAGACGCAGACCGACCTGACACTGTCCGGGCCGAAGCTGATCGCGGTGCGCGCCGGGCATGTGCGGCTGGCGGCGCGGCTGCGCGACGGCAAATTGTCGCTGGGCGCGCTCGATCGGCTGATGCCCAAGTCGTCGGGCGGACCGGTGACATTGCCCGCGCTCGACGTCGACGTGGCCGATGCGCGGATCGCGCTCGACTCGGTATATGGCCCGGTGGTCTTGCGGCTGAGTGGACGCGGCCGGCTCAACGATGGCTTTCGTGGACGGCTGGCGGCAACCGCACCGCTTCTCTCGATCGGAGGATGCCGGATCGGCGCGCTCCGGACCGACATGGCGCTGCGCGTGACGGCGACCGCACCGCGTCTTGCCGGACCGGCGCGCGCTGCGGCGGTCGCCTGCGACGGCGTGGCGGCACGGTCACTGGCCGGCGACCTCGACCTCGGCCTGTCGCCGCATTTCGATCGCTGGTTCGGACGGACGCAAGTGACGGCGGCTGGTCTGCAAACCGCGGCGGCGACACTCCGCAACGTCAATCTGGCGACGCGCTTCCGCGGCGATGCCGATCGCACGACCGGGCTGGCGACCGTGATGGTGGACGCCGTGCGGACCGCGACGGCGAGTAGCGGCGCCACCGACTGGCGCGGCCAATGGCGGCTGGCGAACGGTCGCGCGACGCTGGCGGGCCGGCTCGTCGCGCAGCATGTCGCGCTCGCCGCCGCGGAGCAGCGCCGGATCGCGACGCTCGGCGATGGGGCGGTAGGGCTTCCGGTCGCGCCGCTGCTGGCAGGTGCGGCGCGCGATGCGGCGCGCGCGAGCCGCGACATGCAGGTCGCCGCCGAGCTGGCGGTGACGACAGGTGAGCGCACCTTGCTGACGATCGAGCGCGCGACGCTGACCGCGGCAAGTGGCGCGCGCGCCGCGCTCGACGACGGTGCGATAACGATCGGGCACCCGGCCGGAGTGCAGCTCGCCGGGCGGATGACGCTCGGTGGTGGCGGGCTCCCCAGCGCGACGGTGCGCCTCGCGCAGGCGGCGCCCGGCGCGGCGGTCAGCGGAACGGCGGAGATCGCGCCCTACGCCCGCGACGGGGCGGCACTGACGCTGACCCCGGTTCGCTTTACGACCGGCGGGCAGGCCGCGACACGGATCACGACCGATGCGACGCTCAGCGGACCGCTGGCCGGCGGCCGCGTCGAGCGGCTGCGCGTACCGATTGCGGCATTGTGGGACCGGCGCGGGCGGCTGGCCGTCAATCCTGATTGCACGCCGGTCGCTTTCGACCGGCTGGCGGTTTCCAGCCTGATGCTGGTGGACGGCAGGCTGCGGCTCTGCCCGACCGATGCGGCGCTGATCGAGATCGCTGGCGGCCGCGTGCGCGGCGGCGCACGACTGGGCGCGACGCGGCTTGCCGGGACGCTCGGCGGATCGGCCTTCCGGCTCGATACTGGCGGCGCGACGCTGGCGCTTGCGGACCGTCGCTTCGCGCTCGGCGACATCGCCACGTCGATCGGCACGACCCGCATCGCCGCGACGCAGTTGGCGGGCCGGATCACCGCCAGCGGTGCGCAGGGCACGTTCGCGGGTGCCGGCGGGCAGATCGGGACGGTGCCGCTGCTGATGAGCGCGGGCGAGGGCAATTGGCGGTTCGATAGTCGCCGGCTGGCGCTGGACGGTGCGTTGCGCGTCGCCGACACCGCCGCGCCGCCGCGCTTCCAGCCTATGGCGGCGCGGGACATCGCGTTCGTGCTCGACGGCGGGACGATTCGCGCGACCGGCCAATTGGTCGAGCCGACCACGAGCACGCCGGTCGCGACGCTGGCGATCGATCACCGGCTGTCGAGCGGCAGCGGCACGGCGACGCTGACGGTGCCGGGGATCACCTTCGCCAAGGGCTTCCAGCCTGAGCTGTTGACGCGACTGACCTTCGGCGTGATCGCCGACGTCTCGGGGACGATGCGCGGGCAGGGCGAGATCCGCTGGACGCCGGAGGGCGTCGACAGCACCGGCACCTTCTCGACCGACGCGATGAACCTCGCCGCCGCATTCGGCCCGGTGACCGGTCTGGCGGGGACGATCCGCTTCACCGATCTGCTCGGGCTGGTGAGCGCACCCGAGCAGGTCGCGACGGTCACGTCGATCAATCCCGGGATCGCGGTCACCGACGGGCGGATCGTCTACCGATTGCTTCCCGACCTGAAGGTGAAGGTAGAGACGGCACGCTGGCCGTTCGCAGGCGGCGCGCTGACGCTCGATCCGACCTTGCTCGATTTCGGCTCGGACGCCGCACGGCGGATGACCTTCCGGGTCGACGGGATGGATGCAGGCAAGTTCCTGCAACAGTTCGATTTCTCGAACCTCAACGCCACCGGCACCTTCGACGGCGTGCTGCCGATGATCTTCGACGATCAGGGCGGACGGATTGCCGGCGGGCGGCTGACCGCGCGCGAGGCCGGCGGCTCGATCGCATATCTCGGCGAGCTGACGAAGAAGGATCTCGGCGTCTGGGGCAACCTCGCCTTCCAGTCGCTGCGTTCGCTCACCTATCGCAGTCTGGACGTGCAGATGAATGGGCCGCTGGCGGGCGAGATGGTGACCGGGGTGAGCTTCACCGGGATCAAGCAAGGCGAAGGCGCGAAGAGCAACTTCCTGCTGCGCCGCCTGACGCGCCTGCCGATCCGCTTCAACATCACGATCCGCGCGCCCTTCCGCGGGCTGATCGATTCGGCAGCGAGCTTCTACGACCCGCAGCGGCTGGTGAAGCGCAACCTGCAAGCCTTGATCGAAGAGCAGAACCGAAAGACAGGCGTTCAGCCGCCCGCAAGCGAGAACAAGCCATGATGCCGACAGGATTGACGAACGCGATGCGCCCCACGACCTATGCCTTCACGGCGATGCTGACACTGGGAACCGGACTGGGAGGGTGCGTGAATATTTCCGCCCCCGACAAGCCGATCCAGATCAACCTCAACATCAACGTGACGCAGGAAGTGGTGTACCGTCTTGACAATGACGCCAAGTCGCTGATCCAGCAGAACCCGGGGATTTTCTAAGCCATGCGTATGAAGAGCCTTGTCCTGATCGCCGCCCTGGCCGCGGTTGCGGTGCCGGTGGCTGCCTGGGCGCAGCGCGACCCGGCCTATGCCGCCGCACGCGCGGCCGGCGAAGTCGGCGAGCAACCCGACGGCTATCTCGGGGTGGTCGGCAGCGGGTCGGCATCGCTGCGCGCGCTCGTCAGCAACATCAACATCCAGCGCAAGGCCGCGTACACGCAAAAGGCGCAGGCATCGGGCGCGACCGTCGAGCAACTCGCCTTCACGAGCGGCTGCAACCTGATCGCCCAGACCAAGCCGGGCGAGAAATATCGCGCGCCCGATGGGTCGTGGGAGACGCGTGGCGCCGGCGCGCCGCAACGCGACCCACGCTGCGTCTGACGGCAAGGAAAGGCGAAGGGCGGTCCGGTCCCATCCCGTCGCCCCAGCGACGGCAGGGCTTTGCGGAACCGGCAGGTCTTTCGCAACGGTTGACACCCCTTAACCCCCGTCTAACCGGACCGGGCCTTGGCGGGGCTGCTCGCCGCTTGCGCGCACCCTTGTCCCCGGCGAGAAAAACCAGGGTGAGGGTGGCTGCGTGGCGGAGAACGGTTCCGGACGGGATTTCCACGACGCGGACGACCCGCGCCTGACTCAGCTCGATCGTCGACTGGAACAGGCGCGCCGGGACGAAGCGATTCGGCAGGGAACGGTACGTGACGATGCGGATGCAGGGTATTCGCTCGGCAATCGCGTGCTCGCCGCCCTGATCGGAAGTCTCGTCGGATCGGCGCTGATCGGCTGGTGTATCGACCGCTGGATCGGCACCGCGCCGTGGGGACTGATCGTCATGCTGTTCCTCGGAATCGGGGTGGCGTTCAGGCAAATCATTCGGTTGACGAGCAGGCGCCCGGGCGATCCGGGCGCTTGACGTATGTGAGAAACGGGAACCTCGCAGTGGCGGCAGAAGGCGGCAAGATCGATCCGATGCACCAGTTCCTGATCGAGCCCGTGCTCGGTCGGCCCTGGGTGGTGGGCGGCTATGATCTGTCGTTCACCAATTCGGCGTTGTGGATGGTCATCACGCTGGTCGCGTTGTGGCTGTTCATGCTCGGCGGGATGAAGCGCGAGCTGGTCCCCGGTCGTTGGCAGGCGGCGGTGGAGGGCTTCACCGGTTTCGTCCAGAACATGCTGGTCTCGAACGTCGGGCCTGAGGGTAAGCGCTTCGTCCCCTACGTCTTCTCGCTGTTCATGTTCATCCTGTTCGCCAACGTGCTGGGCCTGATGCCGGTCGGCATCGTGCCGGGGTGGCATCCGTTCACGATCACCAGCCACCTGACCGTCACCGGCGTGCTGGCGATCATCAGCTTCTCGATCGTGCTGATCGTCGGCTTCGGCAAGCACGGCTTCCACTTCTTCAGCCTGTTCGTACCGCACGGCACGC includes:
- a CDS encoding JAB domain-containing protein, with the translated sequence MILHTFVLSVRQHRDDCAYAAGKTMLIHPDMTAMMDGVGESRSGPKRGSSTATALRLCDRLKPQRQQQLSDGARRLQRRAGHTGHRVRRLGCIVGCVSERRRKRRALGANHPPGDPSPSRADIDITRAIIAAGKPLDIAVHDHLIVGLNGQPARQGVDLTITAAGRCLR
- the radC gene encoding RadC family protein produces the protein MAHDETRALDAKGHRARLRARLLADPDGLLDHELLEYLLALAIPRQDTKPLAKRFLARFGSLPAIFSADPAVLAQVKGAGDTSVAAIRIAHATAIRLVRARAQAAPVLSNWQALSDYLHAHMAHNMVEEFHVLHLNTRNMLMRDEKMSRGTIDQAAVHVREVIKSALDFGSAALILVHNHPSGDPSPSRADIDITRAIIAAGKPLDIAVHDHLIVGLNGQVSLRAKGLI
- a CDS encoding YnbE family lipoprotein, with product MRPTTYAFTAMLTLGTGLGGCVNISAPDKPIQINLNINVTQEVVYRLDNDAKSLIQQNPGIF
- a CDS encoding YdbL family protein; protein product: MKSLVLIAALAAVAVPVAAWAQRDPAYAAARAAGEVGEQPDGYLGVVGSGSASLRALVSNINIQRKAAYTQKAQASGATVEQLAFTSGCNLIAQTKPGEKYRAPDGSWETRGAGAPQRDPRCV
- a CDS encoding F0F1 ATP synthase subunit A — encoded protein: MAAEGGKIDPMHQFLIEPVLGRPWVVGGYDLSFTNSALWMVITLVALWLFMLGGMKRELVPGRWQAAVEGFTGFVQNMLVSNVGPEGKRFVPYVFSLFMFILFANVLGLMPVGIVPGWHPFTITSHLTVTGVLAIISFSIVLIVGFGKHGFHFFSLFVPHGTPLPMIPLIFVVELLSFLVRPFSLGLRLFVAMTAGHILLKVLAAFVINGINLGPGYMAIVSLPSFVLMIGITLLELLVAAIQAYVFALLTSVYLNDAVNLH
- a CDS encoding AtpZ/AtpI family protein, with product MAENGSGRDFHDADDPRLTQLDRRLEQARRDEAIRQGTVRDDADAGYSLGNRVLAALIGSLVGSALIGWCIDRWIGTAPWGLIVMLFLGIGVAFRQIIRLTSRRPGDPGA
- a CDS encoding cation diffusion facilitator family transporter, with the protein product MTRDERRRIIPLAMRAALASVAMACTLLIVKGYAAWHTGSIAMLGSLADTGLDLLASLVTLYGVKLAAEPADHDHRFGHGKAEALAALFQVVLITASAIGIAVQAIRRFSDPVANEDAGLGIGVSIAAMVATFALLAYQRSIIRQTGSIAIMADNVHYQSDMLLNVAVIAALVLDQYVGISGADPVFGIAIAAWLAWGAFQASSQAIDMLMDKEWSEGQRAAFMEVAARQPGIRGIHDFRTRRAGSHDFAQFHMEVDANLSVRAAHDIVERVERALRDTFPRVETLIHLDPEGHVDTDNPLVEADVTPHWFSKRL
- a CDS encoding intermembrane phospholipid transport protein YdbH family protein, with protein sequence MAVSVLALAAGGGLWLSRVPIATRVIDKELAAKGVPARYHISNLGLGRQRLTDVVIGDPELPDLVADWVETQTDLTLSGPKLIAVRAGHVRLAARLRDGKLSLGALDRLMPKSSGGPVTLPALDVDVADARIALDSVYGPVVLRLSGRGRLNDGFRGRLAATAPLLSIGGCRIGALRTDMALRVTATAPRLAGPARAAAVACDGVAARSLAGDLDLGLSPHFDRWFGRTQVTAAGLQTAAATLRNVNLATRFRGDADRTTGLATVMVDAVRTATASSGATDWRGQWRLANGRATLAGRLVAQHVALAAAEQRRIATLGDGAVGLPVAPLLAGAARDAARASRDMQVAAELAVTTGERTLLTIERATLTAASGARAALDDGAITIGHPAGVQLAGRMTLGGGGLPSATVRLAQAAPGAAVSGTAEIAPYARDGAALTLTPVRFTTGGQAATRITTDATLSGPLAGGRVERLRVPIAALWDRRGRLAVNPDCTPVAFDRLAVSSLMLVDGRLRLCPTDAALIEIAGGRVRGGARLGATRLAGTLGGSAFRLDTGGATLALADRRFALGDIATSIGTTRIAATQLAGRITASGAQGTFAGAGGQIGTVPLLMSAGEGNWRFDSRRLALDGALRVADTAAPPRFQPMAARDIAFVLDGGTIRATGQLVEPTTSTPVATLAIDHRLSSGSGTATLTVPGITFAKGFQPELLTRLTFGVIADVSGTMRGQGEIRWTPEGVDSTGTFSTDAMNLAAAFGPVTGLAGTIRFTDLLGLVSAPEQVATVTSINPGIAVTDGRIVYRLLPDLKVKVETARWPFAGGALTLDPTLLDFGSDAARRMTFRVDGMDAGKFLQQFDFSNLNATGTFDGVLPMIFDDQGGRIAGGRLTAREAGGSIAYLGELTKKDLGVWGNLAFQSLRSLTYRSLDVQMNGPLAGEMVTGVSFTGIKQGEGAKSNFLLRRLTRLPIRFNITIRAPFRGLIDSAASFYDPQRLVKRNLQALIEEQNRKTGVQPPASENKP
- a CDS encoding PEPxxWA-CTERM sorting domain-containing protein, yielding MKTAGLSLCPRYEPAVTGKTFLDWLTVDDNTAYLWGQIMLTEFYKALVFMTSLLIGSLIAISPANAGATRYYGFNTSVPDDSGRVFSGSFAVSSAANVYTLKAFNGSYDNHQYDLSNTVLERAGNGIIIGGYNYGAGVLKRGTDDFSLGYFNFGDTQSSYTLSRSLMNGFKSGTLSLIELENITKYNFNTIVSGDKNKIFSGSFSVREFGGAYSLTSFDGSYDGFSYGLSNVVLEAAGDGIIIGGSNSGANAVKRGINDFSLGYFSLDADVAKYTLTRNGYNSFFFGNVELSKVGVVPEPASWMMMLAGFGLIGAAVRRRRITSQSIRRFRGA